The Sphingomonas sp. So64.6b genome includes a region encoding these proteins:
- a CDS encoding DUF4886 domain-containing protein: protein MMIKLLLRTGLALAALGASIAPAAAQEKARTILFVGNSFTYGGHSAVHYYRSDAVTDLNNERVGGIPALFKTFTEQAGLNYAVSLETIGGQGLDRHYQTKRALLNRAWDVVILQGHSTLNRDAPGDPRSHVANAGLLAAMFTAANPAVDVELIATWARADLVYRKKSPWLDKPITVMTANLRAASDLAKRSSRDIDGVIPVGEAWTRAMSEGVADANPYDGKPFGQVDLWTYDQYHGSTYGYYLEALMVFGKITGVDPRTLGDKERAADELGISPSEAVALQRVASEQLRKG from the coding sequence ATGATGATCAAGCTTTTGCTGAGGACGGGTCTGGCGTTAGCGGCGCTGGGGGCGAGCATCGCGCCCGCCGCAGCGCAGGAAAAGGCGCGCACGATCCTGTTCGTCGGCAACAGCTTCACCTATGGCGGCCATTCGGCGGTGCATTACTATCGCAGCGACGCGGTGACCGACCTGAACAACGAGCGCGTCGGTGGCATACCCGCGCTGTTCAAGACCTTCACCGAACAGGCCGGACTGAACTACGCCGTCAGCCTGGAGACGATCGGCGGCCAGGGCCTGGACCGGCATTACCAGACCAAGCGCGCGCTGCTCAACCGGGCCTGGGACGTGGTCATCTTGCAGGGCCACAGCACGCTCAACCGCGACGCGCCGGGCGATCCGCGCTCGCATGTCGCCAATGCCGGCCTGCTCGCCGCAATGTTCACCGCCGCCAATCCGGCGGTCGATGTCGAGCTGATCGCGACCTGGGCGCGCGCCGATCTGGTGTACAGGAAGAAGAGCCCATGGCTGGACAAGCCGATCACCGTGATGACCGCCAACCTGCGCGCGGCGTCGGATCTGGCGAAACGGTCATCACGCGACATCGACGGCGTGATCCCGGTCGGCGAAGCCTGGACCCGTGCGATGAGTGAAGGTGTCGCCGACGCCAATCCTTATGATGGCAAGCCGTTTGGCCAGGTCGATCTGTGGACCTATGACCAGTATCACGGCAGCACCTATGGCTATTATCTCGAAGCGCTGATGGTGTTCGGGAAGATCACCGGCGTCGATCCGCGCACGCTCGGCGATAAGGAACGCGCGGCAGACGAGCTGGGTATCTCGCCAAGCGAGGCGGTGGCGTTGCAGCGAGTGGCGTCGGAGCAACTGAGGAAGGGCTGA
- a CDS encoding DCC1-like thiol-disulfide oxidoreductase family protein, translated as MPPDTLDLDRITRDGPIIVFDALCILCSANARFVLRHDKRHHFRLASMQGPIGDALYRAHGIDPARPETLIVVDGRQVLTDSDAVIAIWSGCGWPWRAAEVFRLVPHILRDPIYRLIASNRYRLFGKRETCWLPSPADRARVL; from the coding sequence ATGCCGCCCGACACGCTCGACCTCGACAGGATCACTCGCGACGGCCCGATCATCGTGTTCGATGCGCTGTGCATATTGTGTTCGGCGAATGCCCGGTTCGTCCTGCGCCATGACAAGCGCCACCATTTCCGCCTGGCGTCGATGCAGGGACCGATCGGTGATGCGCTGTATCGCGCGCATGGCATCGACCCGGCCAGACCCGAGACGCTGATCGTCGTCGATGGGCGGCAAGTCCTGACCGATTCCGATGCGGTGATCGCGATCTGGTCGGGCTGCGGCTGGCCATGGCGCGCGGCGGAAGTGTTTCGCCTGGTGCCGCATATCCTGCGTGACCCGATCTATCGCCTGATCGCGAGCAACCGCTACCGGCTGTTTGGTAAGCGCGAGACATGCTGGCTGCCCTCCCCCGCCGATCGCGCACGCGTATTGTGA